A portion of the Tachysurus vachellii isolate PV-2020 chromosome 14, HZAU_Pvac_v1, whole genome shotgun sequence genome contains these proteins:
- the LOC132856725 gene encoding von Willebrand factor A domain-containing protein 5A-like isoform X2 gives MVNCGLLTNMNEPVPLKNIEVDLQVQGHVATVTSTLKYINEEDNTLEAVFVFPMPSGAALCHFSAKIADQEIVAEVQEKQEAREQYDDALSSGEQAFLLEESEESADVFRLSVGSLPPHQSAAVTFIYIIELSVQADHSLQFCLPAVLNPRYTPAGTGGGIVSEITSSSTGIPYSLSFTAHINSPNPITKVESKCPLEPLMFVNTDHTKAKVSLGAGHMFDRDVELYLYYQNPHQLTAIVEAGAPAAESGSLMGDPVVMVSFYPEFPESVMSSMSKCGEFVFVMDRSGSMSCNMHNGPGERIDCARDTLLLLLKSLPMDCYFNIYGFGSHYSSFFPKSVQYNQDTMEKAMQKVKEMQADMGGTEILPALKHIYKQPCISNHPRQLFIFTDGEVGNTKDVLHCVKSNAKFHRCFSFGIGEGASSELITGLAENSCGHAQFITGTDRMQAKVMQSLRYALQPAVTDITEDWFGLSFSHLSPKIKSMFHGQRALIYAQLKGKECQNPDAKGKISVQYRLGGQKVTNSVDFFLKPVENTGMAIHRLGARSLIRSLERDERVDGADKDALKARVVKLSKQCGVSSSHTAFIAVHKGNKQAVKGPLVKRRIPTPVMMGRSIRLGSSPWAPSTYSSFSTKMKGFFSSSKREKCTIKSQVCCATPSYSSLTMSDSMDIDCGTTDYNSCRRSDNNRGCRRSDNNRETPKTRKDPMMELISLQKASGCWEIGSTLAEVFGKTEKELIEKIPAQVKPDVWATLLALIWLHGFKIDAQVEWQFLAMKAVSWIHSHKMVNQSECIQAGNSLLGCQVTEDALCL, from the exons ATGGTGAACTGTGGTCTGTTGACAAACATGAATGAGCCAG TTCCACTAAAGAACATCGAGGTGGATCTGCAGGTTCAGGGGCATGTAGCGACAGTGACCTCCACCCTGAAGTATATAAATGAGGAAGATAACACCCTGGAAGCAGTGTTTGTCTTCCCCATGCCTTCAGGAGCTGCTCTTTGCCATTTCAGTGCCAAGATTGCAGATCAGGAGATAGTGGCTGAGGTGCAGGAGAAACAGGAG GCGCGGGAGCAGTACGATGATGCACTGAGTTCAGGTGAACAGGCGTTTCTGCTGGAGGAGAGTGAGGAGTCTGCGGACGTGTTCAGGCTCAGTGTGGGCTCTCTGCCTCCACACCAGAGTGCCGCTGTCACCTTCATCTATATCATTGAACTGAGTGTGCAGGCTGACCATTCACTGCAGTTCTGTCTGCCTGCAGTACTCAACCCTCGCTACACACCAGCTg gtaCAGGGGGTGGTATAGTGTCAGAGATAACATCAAGTTCTACTGGTATCCCCTACTCCCTCTCTTTTACTGCACATATAAACTCTCCAAACCCCATTACTAAAGTGGAGTCCAAATGTCCTCTAGAGCCTCTGATGTTCGTCAACACAGACCACACCAAGGcaaag GTAAGTCTTGGTGCAGGTCACATGTTTGATCGAGATGTCGAGCTGTATCTATATTATCAGAATCCCCATCAGCTCACTGCTATAGTGGAGGCTGGAGCTCCTGCAGCAGAGTCAG gaTCTCTCATGGGAGATCCAGTGGTCATGGTCAGTTTCTATCCAGAGTTCCCTGAGTCAGTGATGTCCTCCATGTCGAAGTGtggtgagtttgtgtttgttatggacAGATCTGGCAGTATGTCCTGTAATATGCATAATGGACCAGGTGAACGCATCGACTGTGCTAGG GACACTCTTCTCCTGCTACTGAAGAGTCTCCCCATGGACTGTTACTTCAACATCTATGGCTTTGGCTCTCATTATAGTTCCTTCTTCCC TAAAAGTGTGCAGTACAATCAGGACACAATGGAGAAGGCGATGCAGAAGGTAAAGGAGATGCAAGCAGACATGGGGGGCACAGAGATTCTGCCTGCTTTGAAACACATTTACAAGCAACCTTGCATCTCCAACCACCCAAGACAG CTCTTCATATTTACAGATGGTGAAGTAGGAAACACCAAAGATGTTCTTCACTGTGTCAAGAGCAATGCTAAATTCCACAG ATGCTTCTCATTTGGGATTGGTGAAGGTGCAAGTTCTGAACTCATTACAGGATTGGCTGAGAACAGCTGTGGCCACGCCCAGTTCATCACAGGAACTGATCGCATGCAGGCAAAA GTAATGCAGTCTCTTCGCTATGCTTTACAACCAGCAGTGACGGATATCACTGAGGACTGGTTTGGATTGTCTTTCTCTCATCTGAGCCCCAAAATTAAATCAATGTTCCATGGTCAAAGAGCACTGATTTATGCCCAGTTGAAAGGAAAG GAATGTCAGAACCCAGATGCTAAGGGAAAAATATCAGTGCAGTATCGCTTAGGGGGTCAAAAGGTCACAAACAGTGTTGACTTCTTCCTGAAGCCTGTCGAGAACACAGG gatggCCATCCACAGGCTTGGTGCTCGCTCTCTGATCCGTTCTCTGGAAAGAGACGAGAGGGTTGATGGAGCTGATAAAGATGCTCTGAAGGCCAGAGTGGTGAAACTGAGTAAGCAGTGTGGAGTGAGCAGCTCACACACAGCCTTCATAGCTGTTCATAAGGGCAACAAACAAGCTGTGAAGGGGCCGCTGGTGAAGAGGAGAATTCCTACCCCGG TAATGATGGGACGTTCAATACGATTAGGTTCTAGTCCATGGGCTCCATCTACATATTCCA GTTTCTCTACAAAGATGAAAGGATTTTTTAGCTCTT CGAAAAGGGAAAAGT GTACCATCAAGTCCCAAGTCTGTTGTGCCACACCAAGTTACAGTTCTTTAA CAATGAGTGATTCTATGGATATAGACTGTGGAACAACAGATTATAATA GTTGCAGACGCTCAGATAACAACCGAG GTTGCAGACGCTCAGATAACAACCGAG AAACTCCAAAGACTCGAAAGGACCCAATGATGGAGCTCATCTCTCTCCAGAAGGCTTCAGGTTGCTGGGAAATTGGTTCTACACTTGCAGAAGTGTTtgggaaaacagaaaaagagctGATCGAGAAGATTCCTGCACAG GTGAAGCCAGATGTCTGGGCTACACTTCTGGCTCTTATTTGGTTGCACGGCTTTAAGATCGATGCTCAGGTTGAGTGGCAGTTTTTGGCCATGAAGGCAGTGTCATGGATCCATAGTCATAAAA tggtcAACCAGTCAGAGTGTATACAGGCAGGAAACTCTTTGCTGGGCTGTCAGGTTACAGAAGATGCCCTTTGCCTCTGA
- the LOC132856725 gene encoding von Willebrand factor A domain-containing protein 5A-like isoform X1 yields MVNCGLLTNMNEPVPLKNIEVDLQVQGHVATVTSTLKYINEEDNTLEAVFVFPMPSGAALCHFSAKIADQEIVAEVQEKQEAREQYDDALSSGEQAFLLEESEESADVFRLSVGSLPPHQSAAVTFIYIIELSVQADHSLQFCLPAVLNPRYTPAGTGGGIVSEITSSSTGIPYSLSFTAHINSPNPITKVESKCPLEPLMFVNTDHTKAKVSLGAGHMFDRDVELYLYYQNPHQLTAIVEAGAPAAESGSLMGDPVVMVSFYPEFPESVMSSMSKCGEFVFVMDRSGSMSCNMHNGPGERIDCARDTLLLLLKSLPMDCYFNIYGFGSHYSSFFPKSVQYNQDTMEKAMQKVKEMQADMGGTEILPALKHIYKQPCISNHPRQLFIFTDGEVGNTKDVLHCVKSNAKFHRCFSFGIGEGASSELITGLAENSCGHAQFITGTDRMQAKVMQSLRYALQPAVTDITEDWFGLSFSHLSPKIKSMFHGQRALIYAQLKGKECQNPDAKGKISVQYRLGGQKVTNSVDFFLKPVENTGMAIHRLGARSLIRSLERDERVDGADKDALKARVVKLSKQCGVSSSHTAFIAVHKGNKQAVKGPLVKRRIPTPVMMGRSIRLGSSPWAPSTYSSFSTKMKGFFSSSKREKCTIKSQVCCATPSYSSLTMSDSMDIDCGTTDYNSCRRSDNNRERKVFMDIDCGPTVYNSCRRSDNNRETPKTRKDPMMELISLQKASGCWEIGSTLAEVFGKTEKELIEKIPAQVKPDVWATLLALIWLHGFKIDAQVEWQFLAMKAVSWIHSHKMVNQSECIQAGNSLLGCQVTEDALCL; encoded by the exons ATGGTGAACTGTGGTCTGTTGACAAACATGAATGAGCCAG TTCCACTAAAGAACATCGAGGTGGATCTGCAGGTTCAGGGGCATGTAGCGACAGTGACCTCCACCCTGAAGTATATAAATGAGGAAGATAACACCCTGGAAGCAGTGTTTGTCTTCCCCATGCCTTCAGGAGCTGCTCTTTGCCATTTCAGTGCCAAGATTGCAGATCAGGAGATAGTGGCTGAGGTGCAGGAGAAACAGGAG GCGCGGGAGCAGTACGATGATGCACTGAGTTCAGGTGAACAGGCGTTTCTGCTGGAGGAGAGTGAGGAGTCTGCGGACGTGTTCAGGCTCAGTGTGGGCTCTCTGCCTCCACACCAGAGTGCCGCTGTCACCTTCATCTATATCATTGAACTGAGTGTGCAGGCTGACCATTCACTGCAGTTCTGTCTGCCTGCAGTACTCAACCCTCGCTACACACCAGCTg gtaCAGGGGGTGGTATAGTGTCAGAGATAACATCAAGTTCTACTGGTATCCCCTACTCCCTCTCTTTTACTGCACATATAAACTCTCCAAACCCCATTACTAAAGTGGAGTCCAAATGTCCTCTAGAGCCTCTGATGTTCGTCAACACAGACCACACCAAGGcaaag GTAAGTCTTGGTGCAGGTCACATGTTTGATCGAGATGTCGAGCTGTATCTATATTATCAGAATCCCCATCAGCTCACTGCTATAGTGGAGGCTGGAGCTCCTGCAGCAGAGTCAG gaTCTCTCATGGGAGATCCAGTGGTCATGGTCAGTTTCTATCCAGAGTTCCCTGAGTCAGTGATGTCCTCCATGTCGAAGTGtggtgagtttgtgtttgttatggacAGATCTGGCAGTATGTCCTGTAATATGCATAATGGACCAGGTGAACGCATCGACTGTGCTAGG GACACTCTTCTCCTGCTACTGAAGAGTCTCCCCATGGACTGTTACTTCAACATCTATGGCTTTGGCTCTCATTATAGTTCCTTCTTCCC TAAAAGTGTGCAGTACAATCAGGACACAATGGAGAAGGCGATGCAGAAGGTAAAGGAGATGCAAGCAGACATGGGGGGCACAGAGATTCTGCCTGCTTTGAAACACATTTACAAGCAACCTTGCATCTCCAACCACCCAAGACAG CTCTTCATATTTACAGATGGTGAAGTAGGAAACACCAAAGATGTTCTTCACTGTGTCAAGAGCAATGCTAAATTCCACAG ATGCTTCTCATTTGGGATTGGTGAAGGTGCAAGTTCTGAACTCATTACAGGATTGGCTGAGAACAGCTGTGGCCACGCCCAGTTCATCACAGGAACTGATCGCATGCAGGCAAAA GTAATGCAGTCTCTTCGCTATGCTTTACAACCAGCAGTGACGGATATCACTGAGGACTGGTTTGGATTGTCTTTCTCTCATCTGAGCCCCAAAATTAAATCAATGTTCCATGGTCAAAGAGCACTGATTTATGCCCAGTTGAAAGGAAAG GAATGTCAGAACCCAGATGCTAAGGGAAAAATATCAGTGCAGTATCGCTTAGGGGGTCAAAAGGTCACAAACAGTGTTGACTTCTTCCTGAAGCCTGTCGAGAACACAGG gatggCCATCCACAGGCTTGGTGCTCGCTCTCTGATCCGTTCTCTGGAAAGAGACGAGAGGGTTGATGGAGCTGATAAAGATGCTCTGAAGGCCAGAGTGGTGAAACTGAGTAAGCAGTGTGGAGTGAGCAGCTCACACACAGCCTTCATAGCTGTTCATAAGGGCAACAAACAAGCTGTGAAGGGGCCGCTGGTGAAGAGGAGAATTCCTACCCCGG TAATGATGGGACGTTCAATACGATTAGGTTCTAGTCCATGGGCTCCATCTACATATTCCA GTTTCTCTACAAAGATGAAAGGATTTTTTAGCTCTT CGAAAAGGGAAAAGT GTACCATCAAGTCCCAAGTCTGTTGTGCCACACCAAGTTACAGTTCTTTAA CAATGAGTGATTCTATGGATATAGACTGTGGAACAACAGATTATAATA GTTGCAGACGCTCAGATAACAACCGAG AAAGGAAAGTTTTTATGGATATAGATTGTGGaccaacagtttataata GTTGCAGACGCTCAGATAACAACCGAG AAACTCCAAAGACTCGAAAGGACCCAATGATGGAGCTCATCTCTCTCCAGAAGGCTTCAGGTTGCTGGGAAATTGGTTCTACACTTGCAGAAGTGTTtgggaaaacagaaaaagagctGATCGAGAAGATTCCTGCACAG GTGAAGCCAGATGTCTGGGCTACACTTCTGGCTCTTATTTGGTTGCACGGCTTTAAGATCGATGCTCAGGTTGAGTGGCAGTTTTTGGCCATGAAGGCAGTGTCATGGATCCATAGTCATAAAA tggtcAACCAGTCAGAGTGTATACAGGCAGGAAACTCTTTGCTGGGCTGTCAGGTTACAGAAGATGCCCTTTGCCTCTGA
- the LOC132856725 gene encoding von Willebrand factor A domain-containing protein 5A-like isoform X3, with translation MVNCGLLTNMNEPVPLKNIEVDLQVQGHVATVTSTLKYINEEDNTLEAVFVFPMPSGAALCHFSAKIADQEIVAEVQEKQEAREQYDDALSSGEQAFLLEESEESADVFRLSVGSLPPHQSAAVTFIYIIELSVQADHSLQFCLPAVLNPRYTPAGTGGGIVSEITSSSTGIPYSLSFTAHINSPNPITKVESKCPLEPLMFVNTDHTKAKVSLGAGHMFDRDVELYLYYQNPHQLTAIVEAGAPAAESGSLMGDPVVMVSFYPEFPESVMSSMSKCGEFVFVMDRSGSMSCNMHNGPGERIDCARDTLLLLLKSLPMDCYFNIYGFGSHYSSFFPKSVQYNQDTMEKAMQKVKEMQADMGGTEILPALKHIYKQPCISNHPRQLFIFTDGEVGNTKDVLHCVKSNAKFHRCFSFGIGEGASSELITGLAENSCGHAQFITGTDRMQAKVMQSLRYALQPAVTDITEDWFGLSFSHLSPKIKSMFHGQRALIYAQLKGKECQNPDAKGKISVQYRLGGQKVTNSVDFFLKPVENTGMAIHRLGARSLIRSLERDERVDGADKDALKARVVKLSKQCGVSSSHTAFIAVHKGNKQAVKGPLVKRRIPTPVMMGRSIRLGSSPWAPSTYSSFSTKMKGFFSSSKREKCTIKSQVCCATPSYSSLTMSDSMDIDCGTTDYNSCRRSDNNRETPKTRKDPMMELISLQKASGCWEIGSTLAEVFGKTEKELIEKIPAQVKPDVWATLLALIWLHGFKIDAQVEWQFLAMKAVSWIHSHKMVNQSECIQAGNSLLGCQVTEDALCL, from the exons ATGGTGAACTGTGGTCTGTTGACAAACATGAATGAGCCAG TTCCACTAAAGAACATCGAGGTGGATCTGCAGGTTCAGGGGCATGTAGCGACAGTGACCTCCACCCTGAAGTATATAAATGAGGAAGATAACACCCTGGAAGCAGTGTTTGTCTTCCCCATGCCTTCAGGAGCTGCTCTTTGCCATTTCAGTGCCAAGATTGCAGATCAGGAGATAGTGGCTGAGGTGCAGGAGAAACAGGAG GCGCGGGAGCAGTACGATGATGCACTGAGTTCAGGTGAACAGGCGTTTCTGCTGGAGGAGAGTGAGGAGTCTGCGGACGTGTTCAGGCTCAGTGTGGGCTCTCTGCCTCCACACCAGAGTGCCGCTGTCACCTTCATCTATATCATTGAACTGAGTGTGCAGGCTGACCATTCACTGCAGTTCTGTCTGCCTGCAGTACTCAACCCTCGCTACACACCAGCTg gtaCAGGGGGTGGTATAGTGTCAGAGATAACATCAAGTTCTACTGGTATCCCCTACTCCCTCTCTTTTACTGCACATATAAACTCTCCAAACCCCATTACTAAAGTGGAGTCCAAATGTCCTCTAGAGCCTCTGATGTTCGTCAACACAGACCACACCAAGGcaaag GTAAGTCTTGGTGCAGGTCACATGTTTGATCGAGATGTCGAGCTGTATCTATATTATCAGAATCCCCATCAGCTCACTGCTATAGTGGAGGCTGGAGCTCCTGCAGCAGAGTCAG gaTCTCTCATGGGAGATCCAGTGGTCATGGTCAGTTTCTATCCAGAGTTCCCTGAGTCAGTGATGTCCTCCATGTCGAAGTGtggtgagtttgtgtttgttatggacAGATCTGGCAGTATGTCCTGTAATATGCATAATGGACCAGGTGAACGCATCGACTGTGCTAGG GACACTCTTCTCCTGCTACTGAAGAGTCTCCCCATGGACTGTTACTTCAACATCTATGGCTTTGGCTCTCATTATAGTTCCTTCTTCCC TAAAAGTGTGCAGTACAATCAGGACACAATGGAGAAGGCGATGCAGAAGGTAAAGGAGATGCAAGCAGACATGGGGGGCACAGAGATTCTGCCTGCTTTGAAACACATTTACAAGCAACCTTGCATCTCCAACCACCCAAGACAG CTCTTCATATTTACAGATGGTGAAGTAGGAAACACCAAAGATGTTCTTCACTGTGTCAAGAGCAATGCTAAATTCCACAG ATGCTTCTCATTTGGGATTGGTGAAGGTGCAAGTTCTGAACTCATTACAGGATTGGCTGAGAACAGCTGTGGCCACGCCCAGTTCATCACAGGAACTGATCGCATGCAGGCAAAA GTAATGCAGTCTCTTCGCTATGCTTTACAACCAGCAGTGACGGATATCACTGAGGACTGGTTTGGATTGTCTTTCTCTCATCTGAGCCCCAAAATTAAATCAATGTTCCATGGTCAAAGAGCACTGATTTATGCCCAGTTGAAAGGAAAG GAATGTCAGAACCCAGATGCTAAGGGAAAAATATCAGTGCAGTATCGCTTAGGGGGTCAAAAGGTCACAAACAGTGTTGACTTCTTCCTGAAGCCTGTCGAGAACACAGG gatggCCATCCACAGGCTTGGTGCTCGCTCTCTGATCCGTTCTCTGGAAAGAGACGAGAGGGTTGATGGAGCTGATAAAGATGCTCTGAAGGCCAGAGTGGTGAAACTGAGTAAGCAGTGTGGAGTGAGCAGCTCACACACAGCCTTCATAGCTGTTCATAAGGGCAACAAACAAGCTGTGAAGGGGCCGCTGGTGAAGAGGAGAATTCCTACCCCGG TAATGATGGGACGTTCAATACGATTAGGTTCTAGTCCATGGGCTCCATCTACATATTCCA GTTTCTCTACAAAGATGAAAGGATTTTTTAGCTCTT CGAAAAGGGAAAAGT GTACCATCAAGTCCCAAGTCTGTTGTGCCACACCAAGTTACAGTTCTTTAA CAATGAGTGATTCTATGGATATAGACTGTGGAACAACAGATTATAATA GTTGCAGACGCTCAGATAACAACCGAG AAACTCCAAAGACTCGAAAGGACCCAATGATGGAGCTCATCTCTCTCCAGAAGGCTTCAGGTTGCTGGGAAATTGGTTCTACACTTGCAGAAGTGTTtgggaaaacagaaaaagagctGATCGAGAAGATTCCTGCACAG GTGAAGCCAGATGTCTGGGCTACACTTCTGGCTCTTATTTGGTTGCACGGCTTTAAGATCGATGCTCAGGTTGAGTGGCAGTTTTTGGCCATGAAGGCAGTGTCATGGATCCATAGTCATAAAA tggtcAACCAGTCAGAGTGTATACAGGCAGGAAACTCTTTGCTGGGCTGTCAGGTTACAGAAGATGCCCTTTGCCTCTGA